Genomic segment of Arthrobacter antioxidans:
TCCTCGGCGTTCCAGGTGTAGACGCGCTCCGCGCCGCGCCACTCCGTGAGCACACGCCGGAGGTTGGCCGCCTTGAGCCACAGGCCGAGTCGGTGGCCCCTGTGCTCCTCGAGGACCAGTGTGTCCTCCTGGTAGACGACGGAGGGCCTGGATTCGAAGCGCTCGAGGATGGTGTGCCCCACGAGCTGCCCGGTGGCCCGGTGCCTCGCCGCGCAGACGAGCATCGACGTCCCGCCCTCCGAGGACTTCTCCTCCTCCCGACGGATGCGGCCCGCATCCCACCGCTCCTCCTCCTGGGCGAAGCCGCCGAGCGGCGGATCCGTGCTCATCCTCTGCCGCAGCAGGGAGTAGTCCGCCAGCAACCCGTCCGGGCAGCGCCCACCCCAGGCCACCACCTCGTAGTCGGACGCGCCCACCCTGCCTGCGTCCCGCTCGAGCTGCGTCACTCCTTCCAACCGGTCGAGGTGCAGGACGCTCATGCGATCCACCTGGACGAGCTCGAAACCCGAACGGAGGGCGAGGATCGCGGACGCATCACCGGCGGGGAAGGACCCCGCGCCGGTCGGGGGGACGAGCACCGCCCCGGCCTCCCGATCGTCACGGACGGCCGTGTCGCTCCAGGACATGATCGTCGTGCGCCCCCTGAGCCGCACCTCCCGCTCCGCAAAGGCGAGCAACGCGGCACCCAGCCCTCGCCGCCGGTACGCCGGCAGCACCTCGATCTGCAGGAACGCCGACTGCAGGTTGTCCCTGGCCGGGAACCCGAGGCGCGCGTTGGCCACGATGGCCCCGTCGTCCCGCGCGACGCCGAGGACGTACTCGCGATCGGGACCCGGCTGCAGCATGACGAGTCGCTCGTCCGCCGCCGTGCAGAAATCGTCGTGGCCCCACACGCCGCGCTCCACCGCGTTGCTCACGGCCGCGCTCCGCCGGAACCCGTCGCCGCCCTCGGCGTCGAGCGTGGCGGGAATCGGCAACTGCTCGATGGTCGCTGTCCTCACCGGCCCAGCATAGCTCTGCGATTGGTACTTCTCAATCACTATTGCCCCCGGACACGAAGAAGCCCCGCGGCTGATGCCGCGGGGCTTCCTGGGGGAACAACACCTCAGACGGCGAAGACCTTGGTGACGTTCGGGTCGACGGAGATGCCGGGACCGAAGGTGGTCGAGACAGTCGCCTTCTGGATGTAGCGGCCCTTCGAAGCGGAGGGCTTCAGGCGGAGGATCTCCTCGAGCGCCGCGGCGTAGTTCTCGCCCAGCTTCTGCTCGTCGAAGGACACCTTGCCGATGATGAAGTGGAGGTTCGAGTGCTTGTCCACGCGGAAGTCGATCTTGCCACCCTTGATGTCGGTGACGGCCTTCGCGACGTCGGCCGTGACCGTTCCGGTCTTCGGGTTCGGCATCAGGTTACGGGGGCCGAGGATCTTTCCGAGGCGTCCCACCTTGCCCATGAGGTCGGGGGTCGCCACGGCTGCATCGAAGTCGGTCCAGCCGCCGGAGACCTTCTCGATCATGTCGTCGGAGCCGACGAAGTCAGCGCCGGCCGCGATGGCCGCCTCTGCCTTCTCGCCGGTCGCGAAGACCAGGACACGGGCGGTCTTGCCGGTGCCGTGGGGGAGGTTCACGGTGCCGCGGACCATTTGGTCCGCCTTGCGGGGGTCCACGCCGAGACGGAAGGCCACCTCGACCGTGGCGTCGAACGTGGAGGGGTTGGTCTCCTTCGCCAGGACTACCGCTTCGAGGGGGGCGTACTGCTTGTCCGCCTCGATCTTCGCGGCAGCTCCCTTGTATGCTTTGCTGCGCTGTGCCATCTGCTTGTTCTCCTTATGCAGTCGTGGTCTGCGGACCGCGCTGGGCCCTGCCACTCACGACGTCGTCCGCGGGAGCGTCGCCGTCGTGCCGTGAAATGGTGGTGTGCCTTGTCCGTCGAAGCCGGACCGGGCGGGGGTGGGGGTGGTCAGCCCTCGACCGTGATGCCCATGGAGCGGGCGGTGCCGGCGATGATCTTCGCGGCTGCCTGGACGTCGTTGGCGTTGAGGTCTTCCATCTTCATGGTGGCGATCTCTTCGACCTGGGCGTTGGTCAGCTTCGCGACCTTGACCGTGTGGGGCGTTCCGGAGCCCTTGGCGACCCCGGCTGCCTTCTTGATCAGTTCGGCTGCCGGCGGGGTCTTCGTGACGAAGGTGAACGAGCGGTCCTCGTACACCGTGATCTCCACGGGGATGACGTTGCCGCGCTGGGATTCCGTGGCGGCGTTGTACGCCTTGCAGAATTCCATAATGTTGACACCGTGCTGGCCAAGCGCAGGACCGATGGGAGGAGCCGGGTTGGCGGCGCCTGCATTGATCTGCAGCTTGATGAGGCCGGTGACCTTTTTCTTGGGGGCCATGAAAGGGTCCTTCTCTTGCATTGCGATCCCGCGGGACAGGAGCGTCCTGCGGGGTGGTGGCCATCATGGCGTGACGGCCTTCACGGTGCTCCCGGCCAAGCACGCCGGGGGCACCGAAGCTTTACTGGATCTTGGTGACCTGGTTGTAGGAGAGCGTGACCGGGGTCTCGCGCTCGAAGATCGAGACGAGCACCACGAGTTGCTGCGACTCGTGCTTGATCTCGGAGATCGTCGCCGGGAGGGTCTCGAAGGGGCCTTCGTTGACGGTGACGGACTCGCCGACCTCGAAGTTGACCGTGGCCGGGGTGAACTGCAGCTGGACAGGCTTGCCGGACACGGCATCCGTGTGGACGATCGTGTGCTCGAGCATCGAGAAGACCTCGGAGAGGCTCAGCGGGACCGGGTTGTGGGCGTTGCCCACGAAGCCGGTGACGCCCGGGGTGTGCCGCACGGCGCCCCAGGACTCGTCGGTCAGTTCCATGCGGACCAGCACATAGCCGGGGATGCGCACGCGGTTGACGATCTTCCGCGTGGTGTTCTTGATCTCGACGACCTCTTCCATCGGGACCTGGATCTCGAAGATGTAATCTTCCATGTCCAGCGTCTGGATGCGGGTCTCGAGGTTCGCCTTCACACGGTTCTCGTAGCCGGCGTAGGAGTGGATGACGAACCAGTCGCCCTCCTGGCGGCGCAGTTTCGCCTTGAAGGCGACCACGGGGTCCTCGGCGGGAGCTTCCTCGGCGGCCTCGTCGGTCGGCTCGGCAGCGTCGTCCTCGGCGTCACCGGAAACGGCGTCGTCGACAGTGTCGGCGGCAGCAGTGTCGATGTCGGCGTCGGAGGCGGCCACGTCGGCAGCGTTGTCATCATCGGCAACGTCGTCATCATCGGCAGCCGTGTCGGCGTCGGAGGCGGCAGCCTCGTCGACGGCGTCGACGGCCTTGGCCTCGATGTCGGAGTCGGTCCCGGCGGAGCCGTCGACCGCGTCGGAGCCGTCAGCAGGCACGTCGATGTCGGTGGACTCCACCTCCGCCTCCGTCCCGTACTCCTCGTTCTCCAGACCATCTTCGGGAGTGATCTGCCGTTCGAGTTCTTGCTCGGACACCTAGCCGCCTGCTTTCTGACATTCTTCGAAGGTTGTTCTGCTTGCCTGCACTCGATCCGACGCTCCGACTGCGGTGCGTCGACGGGTGCCGGGACAGCGTCAGCTGCCGCCGAACACCCACAGTGCGCCGGCCCCGAACACGAGGTCCAGTCCGGTCACGATGAGCATCATGATGACCACGAAGACGAGGACGGTGATGGTGAATCGGACCAGTTCCCGGCGGGTCGGCGTGACGACCTTCCCGAGCTCCGCGAAGACCTGGCGGATGAACAGCATGATGCGTCCGAAGAACCCGCGCTCGGGAGCCTTCTTCTCGGAGGGGCTTCCCTTGGAGCTGCTCGCAGCCGTATCGGTCACCGTCAACCTCATCAATCTGTGTGGTGTTCCAGCCGGACCACCAGTGGCGCGTCCAGCTGATCATGTTTACCGCCGCGCGGAACCGATGCCTGCGTCGGGACTTCGTGATCTGTTTCTGCCGTGCCTTCGCCGTCGTTCCGCGAAGGCCACGCGCAGGGCAGACAGGACTCGAACCTGCAACCTGCGGTTTTGGAGACCGCTGCGCTACCAATTGCGCCACTACCCTTTGGTCTTGAACGGTACAGCTCCACTCCGGACGGCCCGGGGAGGGCACGAACCATCATGGTGTTTCAACACCGAGGGACAAGTCTACGCATTCCCCGCCGGATCGTCGAACCGGCCCCTCGAAGCCGTCCCGTCCCGCGTCGTCCGGGCACCGCCGGGCTGGGCGTGCGCGTCCCCGTTACGGCGCCGCAGCGCCCCTGTTCGGGCCCGGGGAGGGGCCAGCGCCTAAGCTGGAAAAGACACTTGCCCCCCAGGGAACGGGACCCGATGAACGCGACGACCGACGACTCCGCCCGCGCAGCACTCCCCCGGGTCTCCCGGCGGATCGGTTCGATCGCGGAATCCGCGACACTCGCCGTGGACGCCAAGGCCAAGGCCCTGAAGGCGGCCGGGCGCCCCGTGATCGGTTTCGGCGCGGGCGAGCCGGACTTCCCCACGCCGGGCTACATCGTCGAAGCGGCGATCGAGGCGGCCCGCCAGCCGCGGTTCCACCGCTACTCCCCCGCCGGTGGCCTGCCGGAACTGAAGCAGGCGATCGCCGCCAAGACCCTGCGGGACTCCGGCTACAGCGTCGATCCCTCCCAGGTGCTGGTGACGAACGGCGGCAAGCAGGCCGTGTACGAATCCTTCGCCGCGCTCCTCGATCCCGGGGACGAGGTCCTCGTCCCCACCCCGTACTGGACAACCTACCCCGAGGCCATCCGCCTGGCGGGCGGCGTGCCCGTCGAGGTCTTCGCCGGCCCCGAGCAGGGCTACCTGGTGACGGTGGACCAGCTGGCGGCGGCCCTGACGCCGCGCACCAAGGTGCTCCTCTTCGTCTCGCCGTCCAACCCCACCGGCGCGGTGTACGGTCCGGACGCCGTGCGGGAGATCGGCGAGTGGGCCGCGGCCCGCGGACTGTGGGTCGTCACCGACGAGATCTACGAGCACCTGACGTACGACGACGTGCCGTTCACCTCGATCGCGACGGCGGCCCCCGCCCTCGGCGACAGGGTGGTGGTGCTCAACGGCGTCGCGAAGACGTATGCGATGACCGGCTGGCGCGTGGGCTGGATGATCGGGCCGAAGGACCTCGTGAAGGCGGCGACCAACCTGCAGTCCCATGCCACCTCGAACGTCTCCAACGTGCCCCAGATGGCCGCCCTCGCCGCCGTCTCGGGACCGCTGACGGCGGTCGAGGAGATGAAGGTCGCGTTCGACCGGCGGCGCCGTGCCATGGTCTCGGGGCTCAACGCCATCGCGGGCGTCGACTGTCCCACGCCGCACGGCGCCTTCTACGCCTACGCGGATGTCCGCGCCCTCCTCGGCAGGAGCTTCGACGGCGCCACGCCCGCGACGTCGGCCGAGCTCGCCGCGCTGATCCTCGAGAAGGTGGAGGTCGCCGTCGTCCCCGGCGAGGCCTTCGGACCCAGCGGCTTCCTGCGGTTGTCCTACGCCCTCGGCGACGAGGACCTCGCGACGGGCGTACGCCGGCTGCAGGAGTTCCTCGGCTCGGTCCGCTAGCTGTCCTGCCCGGGCGCACGGAGCGTGGGCCGGTCAGAGCAGCCGGCGCTCCGTGGCCCAGCGCGTGAGCTCGTGGCGGGAGGACAGCTGCAGCTTCCGGAGGACCGCGGACACATGGGTCTCGACGGTCTTGACGGAGATGAACAGCTCCTTCGCCGTCTCCTTGTAGCTGTAGCCGCGGGCGATCAGCCTCATGACCTCCAGTTCGCGTGCGGACAGGCGATCGAGCTCGTCGTCGACGGCGACCGACGCCGTCCCGAACGCATCGAGGACGAAGCCGGCGAGCCGAGGCGAGAAGACGGCGTCGCCCGAGGCGATGCGCTGCACGGCATCGGTGATCTCCGGACCGGAGATGGTCTTCGTGACGTACCCGCGGGCCCCGGCGCGGATGACGGCCACGACGTCCTCCGCCGAGTCGGACACGCTGAGGGCCAGGAAGCGGGACGGGACGCCGAGCCGTGAACACCGGTGGATGACCTCCGCGCCGCCCCCGCCGCGGCCGCCCGGCAGGTGCACGTCGAGGAGGACCACGTCGGGCCGTGCGGAAGCGATCACGGCTTCCGCCTCCTCGACCGTCGCCGCCTCGCCGAGCACCCGGATCACCGGTCCGAGGGCCGCACGGAGCCCTGCTCGGAAGATCCCGTGGTCGTCGACGATCACCACGGAGACGGTTCCCGGCGCCGGCCCCGGCTCATCCACGCTGTCCATGTGTCTCCCCTCCGGCCCTCGGCCGTCCGTCCTGTCGTCGTCGTGCGCGGCTGCCGCCCGTCATCGCGTCGGCCGGCGGGGAGGCGCCCGCGCAGGGCAGCGGCCTCACGCGGGAATCCCGGTGGAACGCGGCAGGCGGAGCCGGACCTCGGTGCCGTCGGCGTCGCTGCGGAGTTCCGCCGTCCCGCCGTGGCGCTGCATCCTGCTGTGGATCGATTCCCGGATGCCCAGGCGGTCCGCCGGTACCGCCGCCGGATCGAAGCCCGGGCCGCGGTCCCGCACGAAGACCTCCATGGCTTCCGGTCCGGCTTCCAGGTACACCGACACGGCGACGCCGGCGTGCTTCGCCGCGTTCAGCATGGCTTCCCGTGCCGCCTGGGCGAGGGCGTCCTCGGCGGGCCCCAGGGGGGCGTCACCCACGGCGACGACGGTGACCGGGTGCCCGTAGAGGTCCTCGATCTCCCCGGCCATGCCCCGGAGCCGCTCGGCGAGGCTCACGGGGTCCCGCCCGGGGTCGGCGAACAGCCACTGGCGCAGCTCACGCTCCTGGGCCCGGGCGAGGCGCAGCACGTCCGTCTCCGAGTCCGCCCGGTTCTGGATGAGCGCCAGGGTCTGCAGCACCGAATCGTGGAGGTGGGCGGCGATCTCGGCGCGTTCCGTCTCCCGCACCCGGGCTGCCTGCTCGCTCTCCAGATCCCGCCAGAACTTGAGGCCCCACGGGGCGAGGACCAGCCCCACGCCCGCGAGGACGGCGAGGACGGCGACGAGGGTGGCCATGGTCAGGGTCCAGGAACCGCTGCTGGAGAGCGCGACGAGGACCCCAGCGATGACGAGGACCATGCCGGCGAACAGACGCAGGGCGCCGCCCGCCCGTTCGGCGCCGGCCCGGTTCATCACCCGCGCCCTACGCACGTCGTCGAGCTGGGACCAGGCGAGTGCGGCGCCCGTCGCGACGACCGCGATCGGGACGAGGAAACCCCAGTTCACCGGGACGCCGAGCAACTGCACCACGAGGACGGCCGCGGCGACCAGCAGGGCGGTGCCGAACAGGATCTCCCGGTGCCCGGCGCGCTCCGTCCGGTCGCGCCAGGAGTCCGTGGCGAACGGGACAGCGCCGTCGGACCGTGCTGCTGCATGAGCCGGGTCTGACAGAGGTGCTCCGGAGGGCCCCGGCCCCCCGCCGGGCACCGCGACGAGCGAGCCGGCGCTCCGGCCCGTCCCTCCCCCGATGCCGTCCCGGGGACCCGTCGCGCCGACGTCGTGCATGAAGGCCGCGGGACCGCTCCGGCGTCCCGTCACCGCAGCCCGGTCCGACGCCGTCGGGACGAAGATCCAGAGCCAGGCGTAGAGGAACACGCCCGCGCCGGAGGCGAGGGTCAGGACCGCCATGCCGACCCGGACCCAGGACCGGGGGATGCCCAGGTGCGCCGCGAGGCCCGCGCACACGCCGGCGATCACGCCGTCGGAGGTGCGGAGCAGCGGGGGTCTCATGCCCTCATCAAAGCACGCTGCGGGCCGCTCGGGGACGGTCCCGGAGCAGATTCAGGGCACACTCAGGGTTCAATCAGGGTAGGCCCCGATGCGCCCGCCACAGGTGCGGCGGCAGGATGGGGACATGACCTCAGCACCACCGCCAGGCGGGCCGTCCTGGCAGCAAGAACCGGCCGCATCGCACCCCGCGGGACCTCCCGCCTCGTCGTCGTTCTTCCGCTGGTTGCGGGGCCTCGACATCACCCGGTCCCCCGACCGCTGGGTCGGCGGAGTCGCCGGTGGCGTGGCCCGCCGCACGGGCCTGGACATCGCCCTCGTCCGCGGACTGATCGTGATCCTCGCGGTCTTCGGCGGCATCGGCGTCCTGCTGTACGGGCTCGCCTGGGCCCTGCTCCCGGAACCGGACGGGCGCATCCACGTGGAGCAGGCCGGCCGGGGCTCCTGGACCTCGGGTCTGACCGGAGCCGCGGCGCTCGTGGCGATCGGCCTCTGGCGCCCGAACCTGCCCTTCCTCGGCGGTGGCGGCACGGGCGGCCTGCTGTGGACCCTGTTCTGGATCGGCGCCGTGGCGCTCTTCGTGTACTGGATCATCAACCGTTCCACCGGCGGGCAGGCCCGACGGGACACCCCAGGCGGGCCATCCACCCCGGGTGGGCCCTCCACCCCAGGTGGGCCCTCCACTCCCGGCGGGCCGGGCAGCGGACCCGTGCCGCCGTTCGGTCCGGTGCCAGATCCGGGTGATCCCGGGCAGTCCGGCCCCACCGGACAGTCCCCGACGGACAGTGCAGGACCTACGGCAGGACCCACGGCAGGTCCCGGCGAGCGCTCACCCGATGACAGCCTCCCCGGCTCCCCTGTCAGCTCCAGCTCCCCCGTCGGCTCCGACACGGACCGCTACGGAGGAACGGACGGCGCTTCGGCTGAAGGGGCAGACAACGGAGCGGACGACAGCGCGGACGATCCCACTGAGCGCATCGCGCCCGACGACGTCCACCGCACCGTCCCCCTGCCGTACCAGCCCCGCGCGTACTCGACGACGGACCCATGGACGCAGCAGACGCAGCCGCTGCCCTACGAGCCCGGCTCCGTGTCCTGGTCCGGGTCCGGCTATCCGGGCGTCTATACGGGCCCCACGGCCGGCCCGCCAACGGTCACCAAGTACCGGCCGCCACGGCCTCCCGGGCCCGTCACGGCACTGCTGGTGGGCGGGGCCGTCGTCGTCGGGGCAACCCTCCTCGCCCT
This window contains:
- a CDS encoding GNAT family N-acetyltransferase produces the protein MRTATIEQLPIPATLDAEGGDGFRRSAAVSNAVERGVWGHDDFCTAADERLVMLQPGPDREYVLGVARDDGAIVANARLGFPARDNLQSAFLQIEVLPAYRRRGLGAALLAFAEREVRLRGRTTIMSWSDTAVRDDREAGAVLVPPTGAGSFPAGDASAILALRSGFELVQVDRMSVLHLDRLEGVTQLERDAGRVGASDYEVVAWGGRCPDGLLADYSLLRQRMSTDPPLGGFAQEEERWDAGRIRREEEKSSEGGTSMLVCAARHRATGQLVGHTILERFESRPSVVYQEDTLVLEEHRGHRLGLWLKAANLRRVLTEWRGAERVYTWNAEENTFMLDVNVALGFRPAGRTAGWQKVLPQVRFGEPPGVT
- the rplA gene encoding 50S ribosomal protein L1, which encodes MAQRSKAYKGAAAKIEADKQYAPLEAVVLAKETNPSTFDATVEVAFRLGVDPRKADQMVRGTVNLPHGTGKTARVLVFATGEKAEAAIAAGADFVGSDDMIEKVSGGWTDFDAAVATPDLMGKVGRLGKILGPRNLMPNPKTGTVTADVAKAVTDIKGGKIDFRVDKHSNLHFIIGKVSFDEQKLGENYAAALEEILRLKPSASKGRYIQKATVSTTFGPGISVDPNVTKVFAV
- the rplK gene encoding 50S ribosomal protein L11 — translated: MAPKKKVTGLIKLQINAGAANPAPPIGPALGQHGVNIMEFCKAYNAATESQRGNVIPVEITVYEDRSFTFVTKTPPAAELIKKAAGVAKGSGTPHTVKVAKLTNAQVEEIATMKMEDLNANDVQAAAKIIAGTARSMGITVEG
- the nusG gene encoding transcription termination/antitermination protein NusG codes for the protein MDVPADGSDAVDGSAGTDSDIEAKAVDAVDEAAASDADTAADDDDVADDDNAADVAASDADIDTAAADTVDDAVSGDAEDDAAEPTDEAAEEAPAEDPVVAFKAKLRRQEGDWFVIHSYAGYENRVKANLETRIQTLDMEDYIFEIQVPMEEVVEIKNTTRKIVNRVRIPGYVLVRMELTDESWGAVRHTPGVTGFVGNAHNPVPLSLSEVFSMLEHTIVHTDAVSGKPVQLQFTPATVNFEVGESVTVNEGPFETLPATISEIKHESQQLVVLVSIFERETPVTLSYNQVTKIQ
- the secE gene encoding preprotein translocase subunit SecE, with translation MTDTAASSSKGSPSEKKAPERGFFGRIMLFIRQVFAELGKVVTPTRRELVRFTITVLVFVVIMMLIVTGLDLVFGAGALWVFGGS
- a CDS encoding pyridoxal phosphate-dependent aminotransferase, yielding MNATTDDSARAALPRVSRRIGSIAESATLAVDAKAKALKAAGRPVIGFGAGEPDFPTPGYIVEAAIEAARQPRFHRYSPAGGLPELKQAIAAKTLRDSGYSVDPSQVLVTNGGKQAVYESFAALLDPGDEVLVPTPYWTTYPEAIRLAGGVPVEVFAGPEQGYLVTVDQLAAALTPRTKVLLFVSPSNPTGAVYGPDAVREIGEWAAARGLWVVTDEIYEHLTYDDVPFTSIATAAPALGDRVVVLNGVAKTYAMTGWRVGWMIGPKDLVKAATNLQSHATSNVSNVPQMAALAAVSGPLTAVEEMKVAFDRRRRAMVSGLNAIAGVDCPTPHGAFYAYADVRALLGRSFDGATPATSAELAALILEKVEVAVVPGEAFGPSGFLRLSYALGDEDLATGVRRLQEFLGSVR
- a CDS encoding LuxR C-terminal-related transcriptional regulator, encoding MDSVDEPGPAPGTVSVVIVDDHGIFRAGLRAALGPVIRVLGEAATVEEAEAVIASARPDVVLLDVHLPGGRGGGGAEVIHRCSRLGVPSRFLALSVSDSAEDVVAVIRAGARGYVTKTISGPEITDAVQRIASGDAVFSPRLAGFVLDAFGTASVAVDDELDRLSARELEVMRLIARGYSYKETAKELFISVKTVETHVSAVLRKLQLSSRHELTRWATERRLL
- a CDS encoding PspC domain-containing protein, whose translation is MRPPLLRTSDGVIAGVCAGLAAHLGIPRSWVRVGMAVLTLASGAGVFLYAWLWIFVPTASDRAAVTGRRSGPAAFMHDVGATGPRDGIGGGTGRSAGSLVAVPGGGPGPSGAPLSDPAHAAARSDGAVPFATDSWRDRTERAGHREILFGTALLVAAAVLVVQLLGVPVNWGFLVPIAVVATGAALAWSQLDDVRRARVMNRAGAERAGGALRLFAGMVLVIAGVLVALSSSGSWTLTMATLVAVLAVLAGVGLVLAPWGLKFWRDLESEQAARVRETERAEIAAHLHDSVLQTLALIQNRADSETDVLRLARAQERELRQWLFADPGRDPVSLAERLRGMAGEIEDLYGHPVTVVAVGDAPLGPAEDALAQAAREAMLNAAKHAGVAVSVYLEAGPEAMEVFVRDRGPGFDPAAVPADRLGIRESIHSRMQRHGGTAELRSDADGTEVRLRLPRSTGIPA
- a CDS encoding PspC domain-containing protein, which encodes MTSAPPPGGPSWQQEPAASHPAGPPASSSFFRWLRGLDITRSPDRWVGGVAGGVARRTGLDIALVRGLIVILAVFGGIGVLLYGLAWALLPEPDGRIHVEQAGRGSWTSGLTGAAALVAIGLWRPNLPFLGGGGTGGLLWTLFWIGAVALFVYWIINRSTGGQARRDTPGGPSTPGGPSTPGGPSTPGGPGSGPVPPFGPVPDPGDPGQSGPTGQSPTDSAGPTAGPTAGPGERSPDDSLPGSPVSSSSPVGSDTDRYGGTDGASAEGADNGADDSADDPTERIAPDDVHRTVPLPYQPRAYSTTDPWTQQTQPLPYEPGSVSWSGSGYPGVYTGPTAGPPTVTKYRPPRPPGPVTALLVGGAVVVGATLLALDYVGTLDLADPVVVALAAASIVLALGVIGLGARGRTSGFVGFSAALAVLGALIASFTIGGGAWIVAQEQRTTPVSLPAAAGGYSVLASQSTIDLTSLPPLSRDVVIPVNSLASAVTVVVPDDVPVEVRTRMALGSSGTRGTLEGPDGSSAEPRSEGGVLQLQNGTLNPDATGSAIILDVRGAMSDVSIVTVPGTTDAPSNSSPTPTGDTP